The Pyrenophora tritici-repentis strain M4 chromosome 2, whole genome shotgun sequence genome window below encodes:
- a CDS encoding Smc, Chromosome segregation ATPase — translation MLEPIDIVVKRRAAALPAMHEPVAPAQRTVITWLVLNNFKSYAGRQEVGPFHASFSSVVGPNGSGKSNVIDSLLFVFGFRASKMRQSKLSALIHNSAAFPDLDYCEVEVHFQEVKDLPNGGHEVIPGSQLVVSRRAFKNNSSKYYINRKESTFTIVTNLLKDRGVDLDHKRFLILQGEVESIAQMKPKAQGEHDDGLLEYLEDIIGTSKYKTPIAESEVEVESLNEVCREKSNRVQHVEKEKSGLEEKKNKALAYIRDENELASKQSTLYQIYISEFDDHIQVTQESVGQLQAQLDEELQKHQGNEGEIKELEKQYKKGVKECEQLEKRNQEFQKEVARIDKETVKFEEKKKFLAGKQKKLEKTKETSYYGRSEAESLAKQYGEDLERYNAEIVELEESMKVEEKELEAVRKSLAGKTQGLSDEIAAKQKTLEPWNAKINEKQSAIAVAQSELDIMRERENAGAKGIAEVEAKIESLQEAKEAKATELAECKAERKRVEKDVQKTQAKLEEIIQKEPTLRSKLSGARAKADEARASLSSAQTQGNVLTGLMRLKESGRIDGFHGRLGNLGTIDQKYDVAISTACPQLDNMVVDTVESGQQCIEYLRKNNLGRANFILLDRLAKRDMSPVQTPENVPRLFDLIKPKHDKLKPAFFQVMTNTLVAEDLDQAERIAYGAKRWRVVTLDGKLIDTAGTMSGGGSRVVKGKMSSKLASDVSRDQVAKLEQDRDTLEQAFTEFQQELRELETSLRDLNQQIPELDTKSQKLALELESFDRNIADCQRRIQELGSEQTSTKTDKGRISSLEKSIASMEKEVSKLRSETEDIEAEIKALQDKIMEIGGVKLRGQKAKVDGLKGQIDTLTEQASNAEVSKSKEEKQRAKHEKAHADAIRELEKLAVDAEKVEEDMASQQRDVSGIRQQAEEAQEELETKKEELLVVKKELDEKTTELNETRAIEIEMRNKLEENQKTLNEFQRKQTYYHEKLSKLAYQSVTDLGDEQEGSGEGLPSYSKDELEDMDKAALKEQIAHLEKKNESTQVDLSVLAEYRKRVEEHAARSSDLATAISARDAAKNKCEELRRLRKEGFKAGFDIITARLKEMYQMITMGGNAELEYEDTLDAFSEGIRFSVMPPKKSWKNISNLSGGEKTLSSLALVFALHHYKPTPLYVMDEIDAALDFRNVSIVASYIKERTKNAQFIVISLRNNMFELASRLVGVYKVNHMTKSVTIENKDYITGRA, via the exons ATGCTCGAACCAATAGACATTGTCGTGAAGAGGCGGGCGGCTGCCCTACCAGCGATGCATGAGCCTGTGGCGCCGGCACAACGGACAGTAATCACCTGGCTTGTCCTAAACAACTTCAAGAGTTACGCAGGCAGGCAGGAAGTTGGACCCTTCCACGCGTCCTTTTCCTCCGTAGTCGGGCCAAACGGTTCCGGCAAATCGAATGTTATCGATTCGCTCCTCTTTGTCTTCGGTTTCCGTGCAAGCAAGATGAGACAGAGCAAGCTTTCCGCCCTCATCCACAACTCAGCCGCGTTCCCAGATCTAGACTACTGCGAAGTTGAAGTCCACTTCCAGGAAGTCAAAGACCTCCCAAATGGCGGCCATGAGGTCATCCCTGGTTCACAGCTAGTGGTCTCCCGAAGAGCGTTCAAGAACAACTCTAGCAAGTACTACATCAATAGGAAGGAGTCTACCTTCACCATTGTTACAAACCTCCTTAAAGACCGGGGGGTTGATCTGGACCATAAGCGTTTCCTTATTCTACAAGGTGAAGTTGAATCCATTGCGCAGATGAAGCCAAAGGCTCAGGGTGAACATGATGACGGCCTCCTCGAGTACCTGGAAGACATCATTGGTACTTCCAAGTACAAGACACCCATCGCAGAATCTGAAGTGGAAGTCGAGAGCTTGAATGAGGTTTGCCGGGAAAAGAGCAATCGTGTGCAGCACgtggagaaggagaagagtGGCCtagaagagaaaaagaaCAAAGCCCTCGCTTACATTCGCGACGAAAACGAGCTGGCTTCGAAGCAGTCTACGCTTTACCAAATCTACAtttccgagtttgacgatCATATACAAGTCACCCAGGAATCTGTAGGGCAACTCCAGGCTCAATTGGATGAAGAGCTTCAAAAGCACCAAGGCAATGAAGGGGAGATCAAAGAGCTTGAAAAGCAATACAAAAAGGGTGTCAAAGAGTGCGAACAGCTCGAAAAGAGGAACCAGGAATTCCAAAAAGAGGTTGCACGGATCGACAAGGAGACTGTCAAGTttgaggagaagaagaagttcCTGGCCGGCAAGCAAAAGAAGCTAGAGAAGACCAAAGAGACAAGCTACTATGGTCGCTCCGAAGCGGAGAGTCTCGCAAAACAGTATGGCGAGGATCTTGAACGCTACAACGCGGAGATTGTTGAGCTCGAGGAAAGCATGAAGGTTGAGGAGAAGGAGCTCGAAGCTGTTCGTAAGAGTTTGGCCGGCAAAACACAAGGTCTCTCGGATGAGATTGCAGCCAAGCAGAAGACTCTCGAACCTTGGAACGCCAAGATTAACGAAAAGCAATCAGCCATCGCAGTCGCACAGAGTGAACTGGACATAATGCGCGAGCGGGAGAATGCAGGTGCCAAGGGTATCGCTGAAGTCGAAGCAAAGATCGAGAGCCTGCAAGAAGCGAAGGAGGCTAAGGCTACCGAGCTTGCTGAGTGCAAAGCTGAAAGGAAGCGCGTTGAGAAGGACGTCCAAAAGACACAGGCTAAGCTCGAGGAGATAATTCAAAAAGAGCCGACACTGAGGTCAAAGCTTTCGGGCGCAAGAGCAAAGGCAGACGAAGCTCGCGCCAGCCTTTCATCTGCCCAAACCCAAGGCAATGTCCTGACAGGACTCATGCGCTTAAAGGAGTCTGGACGTATCGATGGATTCCATGGCCGACTTGGAAATTTGGGTACTATTGACCAGAAGTATGACGTGGCTATATCCACGGCGTGCCCCCAATTGGATAACATGGTCGTGGACACGGTAGAGTCTGGCCAGCAGTGCATTGAATACCTACGAAAAAACAACCTTGGTCGCGCCAACTTCATTCTCTTGGACCGTCTCGCCAAGCGTGACATGTCGCCTGTTCAGACCCCTGAAAACGTGCCCCGTCTCTTTGACCTTATCAAGCCCAAGCACGACAAGCTCAAGCCCGCCTTCTTCCAGGTCATGACCAACACGCTCGTAGCAGAGGATCTCGATCAAGCTGAGCGCATCGCATACGGCGCAAAGCGGTGGCGAGTCGTCACCTTGGATGGCAAGCTCATTGATACTGCGGGTACCATGAGTGGTGGTGGAAGCCGCGTCGTCAAGGGAAAGATGTCGTCTAAGCTTGCATCAGATGTCTCAAGAGACCAAGTCGCGAAGCTAGAGCAAGATCGTGATACGCTGGAGCAGGCTTTTACTGAGTTCCAGCAAGAGCTGCGGGAACTTGAGACTTCGCTGAGAGATCTCAACCAGCAGATCCCAGAACTAGACACCAAGTCGCAGAAGCTGGCTCTTGAGCTGGAGAGCTTTGATCGTAACATCGCAGACTGCCAGCGTCGTATTCAGGAGCTGGGTAGTGAACAGACTTCCACAAAGACCGACAAAGGCCGTATCTCTTCCCTAGAAAAGAGTATCGCATCCATGGAGAAGGAGGTATCTAAGCTTCGTTCTGAGACAGAGGATATTGAGGCAGAGATCAAGGCTCTTCAAGACAAAATCATGGAGATTGGAGGAGTAAAGCTGCGTGGTCAGAAGGCCAAGGTCGACGGCTTGAAAGGACAAATCGATACATTGACCGAGCAGGCATCTAATGCTGAGGTCTCAAAGTCCAAAGAGGAGAAGCAGCGGGCTAAACACGAGAAGGCACACGCTGATGCTATCAGAGAGCTTGAGAAGCTTGCGGTCGATGCAGAAAAGGTCGAGGAAGATATGGCCTCACAGCAACGCGACGTCTCAGGTATCAGACAACAGGCCGAGGAGGCGCAAGAAGAGCTTGAAACCAAGAAAGAGGAACTGCTGGTTGTCAAGAAGGAACTCGACGAGAAGACGACTGAACTCAACGAGACGCGTGCAATTGAGATTGAGATGCGAAACAAGCTTGAAGAGAATCAAAAGACCCTCAATGAGTTCCAGAGGAAACAGACCTATTACCACGAGAAACTAAGCAAGCTCGCATATCAGAGCGTAACTGATCTTGGTGACGAGCAGGAAGGCTCCGGTGAAGGCCTGCCCTCCTACAGCAAAGACGAGCTCGAAGACATGGACAAGGCCGCCCTCAAGGAGCAGATTGCCCACCTTGAGAAGAAGAATGAGTCGACGCAAGTCGATTTGTCCGTCCTCGCCGAATATCGCAAGCGTGTTGAAGAACATGCTGCTCGATCCAGTGACCTTGCCACCGCTATCAGCGctcgcgacgctgcaaagAACAAGTGCGAAGAGCTCCGACGTCTCCGAAAAGAAGGTTTCAAAGCTGGCTTCGATATCATCACCGCGCGTCTCAAGGAGATGTACCAAATGATCACTATGGGTGGCAACGCCGAACTCGAATACGAAGATACGCTTGACGCCTTTTCCGAGGGCATCCGCTTCTCTGTCATGCCCCCAAAGAAGTCCTGGAAGAACATCAGCAATTTGTCTGGTGGTGAAAAGACGTTGTCATCACTGGCACTTGTCTTTGCGCTTCATCACTACAAGCCTACGCCGCTCTATGTTATGGACGAGATTGATGCGGCGCTTGACTTCCGCAATGTGAGCATTGTGGCAAGTTACATCAAGGAGCGGACGAAGAACGCGCAGTTTATCGTCATTTCACTCAGGAACAACATGTTTGAGCTCGCGAGTCGGTTGGTGGGTGTTTATAAGGTTAATCATATG ACGAAGAGTGTTACGATTGAGAACAAGGACTACATTACTGGTCGGGCTTGA
- a CDS encoding TAF1, Transcription initiation factor TFIID, subunit TAF1, producing MDVDHNPPNGGGGDTSEDDDFQKLLRQAGMGVAEGEVNLLEGITDRPLEIGEKADDAIDYEDIGDDDLPEEEFESGEGDDAGINFSGTTVQDSGGAPNDDDVNMDDLFGDNVDDDDDLFGDGMGLSDPIQKSGQHEDDPMNSIEDLVQQAFNSSENDKPQPTAHNAAHGIAQQDLEEEDPEVREQMALFAQSMRKKDEPAIAHKKTSREEFEKIWPNFEEDKPPRFFSLVPRKRAFYIPKVPQKAPKSFQMNKLSLDLATDQEKAFRLHPTTTTTAKPGRQQEEEQGGIIHITSVAEEDGETDEQLELENLETIDDREMIGNISWSDLRIACEDWEIPDESSVPALADSNQAPSPPDSVDIDQLSPNKKRKLGSREKPIQFSVYDHMDLPTWDDPELETARLSKKILLDMNDPHLLLDVQQPSAEPPKPRTLGLGLKRDSRGSLANPMFKRYNISNDEAYDALKESSQQKVRSTIGHMNVEHSLPALKLQYPFYKVALSDRELRSFHRPTVTFKPGERASISTLRSVKRKHKKNLKPSEAFASAEDLNIGDNSDLLLAEYSEEYPTTLSNFGMGVKILNYYRRKDMDDTARPKPEDGIGETSVLLPQDKSPFSLFGTVEPGQQVLTLHNAMYRAPVFKHKPEETDFLVSRSYTGVNGNRYYMRNIPNLMVVGQQFPSVEVPGTHARKVTEASKKRLKMLAFRLYRKGQQKGARQPWVSNEMIKQHLPGTEIAQNRSRMREIMKYQKDIGTWEPVPGETVPEEPILRTWIKPEDVCLIDSMHAGDKQLQDAGIKSNEIRDDDDEADNENADVKLAPWNTTKNFLNACAGKAMLELHGDGDPTGQGLGFSFIKVSMKGGFRDVGESAADRLDNKKMKELGGHSYNVQRQQVMYENAIKRIWNKQKESLSAQNPPSDTEDDVDSAVARNNLPRQRSEVGTPMMRHDDETMSQMSRNSNADNRGKKLKITRTIKNQNGEFEDVTEIITDPAVIQLYIKHKRQERLLNMRIEDIKPTGDPEVDKAQQIKLKTELARLARNIERREGREKAKGLHKSQTGEGGASATGGPGKGGATPRKCANCGEVGHIKTNKKLCPLLNGQRKQNDTFRDASAASPVTVVPATPSFAGSPS from the exons ATGGACGTTGACCACAACCCGCCGAATGGCGGCGGCGGGGACACATCCGAGGACGATGACTTCCAGAAGCTGCTACGACAAGCGGGCATGGGCGTTGCAGAAGGCGAGGTCAATCTCTTGGAAGGCATCACGGACCGCCCGCTCGAGATTGGCGAAAAGGCAGACGATGCGATCGATTACGAAGATATCGGCGACGACGACCTGCCGGAAGAGGAATTTGAGTCGGGCGAAGGTGACGACGCCGGTATCAATTTCAGCGGAACCACGGTGCAAGACTCTGGTGGAGCACCGAATGATGACGATGTGAACATGGATGACCTGTTCGGCGACAACGttgacgatgacgacgacctCTTCGGTGATGGCATGGGTCTCTCTGACCCCATACAAAAGTCTGGACAACACGAGGATGACCCAATGAATTCTATCGAAGACCTCGTTCAGCAGGCTTTCAATAGCTCCGAAAATGACAAGCCACAGCCGACTGCCCACAACGCCGCTCATGGTATTGCGCAGCAGGATTTGGAGGAAGAAGACCCAGAGGTGCGCGAGCAGATGGCTCTGTTCGCACAGTCGATGCGCAAAAAGGATGAGCCAGCCATCGCTCACAAGAAGACGTCGCGGGAGGAGTTTGAGAAGATTTGGCCCAACTTTGAAGAAGACAAGCCACCACGCTTCTTTAGCTTAGTGCCACGGAAACGTGCATTTTATATACCCAAAGTTCCGCAAAAGGCACCAAAGTCTTTTCAAATGAACAAGCTTAGCCTCGACTTGGCGACAGATCAAGAGAAAGCCTTCCGACTACATCCCACAACAACGACAACTGCCAAACCAGGTCGACAACAAGAGGAAGAGCAAGGCGGAATTATTCACATCACCAGCGTTGCCGAGGAGGATGGTGAGACCGACGAACAGCTGGAACTAGAAAACCTCGAGACTATCGACGATCGCGAAATGATTGGAAACATATCATGGAGCGACCTTAGGATTGCATGTGAGGACTGGGAAATTCCGGACGAGTCTAGTGTCCCAGCCCTGGCCGATAGTAACCAGGCACCAAGTCCACCTGACAGCGTCGACATTGACCAACTGTCACCAAACAAAAAGCGGAAACTTGGCAGTCGCGAAAAGCCCATACAGTTCTCCGTCTACGATCACATGGACTTGCCGACATGGGATGACCCAGAGCTTGAGACGGCGAGATTGTCAAAGAAAATTCTTCTTGACATGAACGACCCACATCTGCTACTTGACGTGCAGCAGCCGAGTGCTGAGCCGCCAAAACCCCGTACACTTGGCCTGGGCCTCAAGCGTGACAGTCGTGGTAGTCTTGCGAACCCCATGTTCAAACGCTACAACATCTCTAACGATGAGGCGTACGACGCGCTCAAGGAGAGCAGTCAACAGAAGGTCCGTAGTACAATTGGCCACATGAATGTTGAGCATAGCTTGCCCGCGTTGAAGTTGCAATATCCATTCTACAAGGTCGCGCTGTCCGATCGCGAACTGCGGTCATTCCATCGCCCTACCGTTACCTTCAAGCCTGGCGAGCGAGCTAGTATCTCGACGCTCAGATCTGTCAAAAGGAAACATAAGAAGAATCTCAAACCGTCTGAAGCCTTTGCATCAGCGGAAGACCTCAACATTGGCGACAACTCGGACCTCCTTCTTGCAGAATACTCAGAAGAGTACCCCACGACGTTGTCTAACTTTGGCATGGGTGTCAAGATTCTCAACTACTACCGGCGGAAAGACATGGACGATACAGCACGACCGAAGCCAGAGGATGGTATTGGAGAGACTTCCGTCTTGCTGCCGCAGGATAAGAGTCCTTTCTCGCTGTTCGGCACAGTCGAACCAGGCCAGCAAGTGTTGACACTCCACAACGCCATGTATCGAGCACCGGTGTTCAAGCACAAGCCTGAAGAGACAGATTTCCTCGTGAGCAGAAGCTATACCGGTGTTAATGGCAACAGGTATTACATGCGCAACATTCCGAACCTCATGGTCGTTGGACAACAGTTCCCCTCTGTGGAGGTGCCTGGCACACATGCTCGAAAAGTCACTGAGGCATCCAAGAAGCGACTCAAGATGTTGGCGTTCCGACTTTACCGCAAGGGACAACAGAAGGGTGCACGTCAGCCTTGGGTTAGTAACGAGATGATCAAGCAGCATCTGCCCGGTACCGAGATTGCGCAAAATCGTTCCCGAATGCGAGAAATCATGAAGTATCAAAAGGACATTGGTACTTGGGAACCCGTACCTGGCGAGACCGTTCCCGAGGAGCCAATTCTTCGCACTTGGATCAAGCCAGAGGATGTCTGTTTGATTGACTCGATGCATGCTGGCGACAAGCAACTTCAAGATGCTGGTATCAAGTCTAACGAAATTCgtgacgacgacgatgaggCTGATAACGAGAATGCTGATGTCAAGTTGGCACCTTGGAACACGACCAAGAACTTCTTGAATGCCTGTGCGGGCAAGGCCATGTTGGAGCTTCACGGTGACGGCGACCCTACTGGTCAAGGTCTGGGCTTTAGTTTCATCAAGGTCTCGATGAAGGGTGGGTTCAGGGATGTTGGCGAGAGTGCAGCAGATCGTCTTGACAACAAGAAGATGAAAGAACTTGGTGGTCACAGCTACAACGTTCAGAGACAACAAGTCATGTACGAGAATGCTATCAAGCGAATCTGGAACAAACAGAAGGAGAGTTTGTCCGCTCAGAACCCGCCCTCCGATACCGAAGATGACGTCGACTCTGCCGTGGCCCGCAACAACCTACCCCGCCAGCGCTCCGAAGTAGGAACTCCCATGATGCGTCATGACGATGAAACCATGTCCCAGATGTCTCGCAATAGTAATGCAGACAACCGCGGCAAGAAGCTCAAGATCACACGCACCATCAAGAACCAGAACGGCGAGTTTGAGGACGTAACAGAGATCATCACCGACCCCGCCGTCATCCAACTATATATCAAGCACAAGCGACAAGAGCGCCTCCTAAACATGCGCATCGAGGACATCAAGCCCACCGGCGACCCCGAAGTCGACAAGGCCCAGCAGATCAAGCTCAAAACCGAACTCGCCCGCCTCGCCCGCAACATCGAACGACGCGAGGGCCGTGAAAAAGCAAAGGGACTGCACAAGTCACAGACAGGCGAGGGCGGCGCCAGTGCAACAGGTGGACCAGGAAAAGGTGGAGCTACACCTCGCAAGTGCGCCAATTGCGGCGAGGTTGGCCACATCAAGACCAACAAGAA GCTCTGCCCCCTCCTCAACGGCCAGAGGAAGCAAAACGATACTTTCAGGGACGCAAGTGCTGCTTCGCCTGTTACTGTCGTTCCTGCTACCCCTTCTTTCGCCGGCTCGCCTTCTTAG
- a CDS encoding DUF892 domain containing protein, translated as MPPRPGLIPGLTPPAPVLGTFPFGDTEDHPHSMLIHWLDDLEYTYAKATRLYVKMFPDDNVSDEALRRRHIRSLERLLKRYGKKDESQIGAVDRIVQNRGKPRKGRKSTDAEAEEEEPAADSPLREDVYCGLARRGSYVF; from the exons ATGCCACCCCGTCCAGGCCTGATCCCAGGCCTAACTCCCCCAGCCCCCGTCCTAGGGACTTTCCCTTTCGGCGACACTGAAGACCACCCGCACAGCATGCTGATCCACTGGCTGGACGATCTAGAGTACACTTACGCCAAAGCAACGCGTCTGTACGTCAAGATGTTCCCTGATGACAACGTTTCCGATGAGGCCCTTAGACGCCGCCACATCCGGTCTCTAGAGCGGTTGCTAAAGCGGTACGGGAAAAAGGACGAGTCACAGATTGGGGCTGTGGATAGGATAGTTCAGAATAGAGGAAAGCCTAGGAAGGGTAGGAAGAGCACGGATGCTGAGGCTGAGGAAGAAGAGCCTGCTGCAG ACTCACCGCTTCGAGAAGACGTGTATTGTGGTCTGGCGCGACGTGGATCATATGTCTTTTAG